AATTGGAGAGTAGGTATTGGGGAGGAGGGAGATAGGAGTAGGAGGATGACTTTCATTCCATATTTTTGTTCCTCGAGTATTTTAAACCAAGTCTCTCACTTGATTAACCAACTCTGTTTTATTAAACTTTATTCTCATTAATATTATCTTCAATTATTATaatttatcatcatcattttatgTATGTCAGAGGGGGCTCTGAAAAGTTTTAAATGGAGAAATCCAAGAGGAAAAATCAATAGAAGACGTGTTAAGAGGCAGTTGTCAAAAAACATActttatgctgttttgaaaatTTGGCATGCCTACCTAAGttatatataatattccattttcccATGTCCTACCTCTCCATGGTTTGATAGTTTAGACTGTCCATGTCcctaaatatttttgtaaaccaGAAGATAGTTTGTTTTTCATTGCTGATTGTAGAGTTGGTTGTGTGAGTGGCAGAGACCAGTGCTTCTTGCCTTTTTTCTACTTGGCTTAGACCTTTCAAATCTTCTGGCAATATCAACTGATATATGAGATGTGTAAATCCTCTTGACCCCCCAGCCTTGTGCTCTGCAGGCTGCTCACAGGACTTACAGTCCAAGAAAATGTATAGACAAAAGTGAAGACAAGTTTTGAAGACTGACAATAGAACACAATGTCTAGTAAGACTCACAGCTTTATTTCTgctagaaaaaagggagaaaaacagtattttttcttttacaaaaggtTAAACAATCGCTTTGCTTTATCATTCAGATCCCAGAAGAATAAGACCACACTGGGTTGAAAAGTGGACTCTTTTCAAGCATACTACATTCCCCAAATTTGCTTCAATTATGAAATCCCTCTGCACAATCCCAGGGGGTCTTGTTCATGGGTTCCATACTCCCCAAAAGCATAAAcagcagaataaagaaaaatagctcTGGTTCATCTTAgagtaatggggaaaaaaatctaaaaatattaacTTGCATAGCCATTCAAATTAttgctgcttttttaaaaatccttagtAATTCTGCCCCaacttcctcctctctcctcacTCCAAAACTCAAGACTTCCTAGCAAAATTATGAGCTATTTTCCAACTGAGGCCTTAAAGGAGGGTTTACAAGCACATCTATGGAGCCCAAAAAATTTGcatgaaagaaagggagaaataaattaaataaataatatctaaTAAATAATTCAAACAACATTCATTACCTGAAAAATTAAATGCTAGAAAATGCTGGTTCCAAACACAGATTTTCCAACAGCCCCTCACTAGGATAAGTGCCAATGTATACTCTGAAAGCATAAAGGATGGCTTTATAAAGCATGTAGGATGCCTATTCACTCTATGGCAGACTGGGGTGAGGTGAACCACTTTGGTGGCTCATGGAGTTTAAGAGCTCTCTGCAAGGCTACTTTCAAGTGGATTTACAAAACAAAGGTGCAAAATACAGCAGGGTAAGTACTGCaagcaaaatggaaagaaaatagacTGCATGGATATTACAATAAATAAGAAGGCTAAGAGATAAGATTCACAGATAGTTTGTCAGGTATTTGGGGGATAGCTGAActgtagaaaatgaaataatctgtcatacattttattcattttccgtATTTGTGTACCCTGCATCCCGAACTTTTCTTCTCTGGCAGGAGCAGGATGTGATCTACTATCACGCAAGTCATTTAGTctcttgattttgttttaaataactgTCTCGGCAGCTTAAACAGGACAGTGAAATTTCTCAGATCTCATTTCTCTGGTGAAAAATAGATTTAACAAAGTTGGGCTGATATAGATGAAAGAGGGgttatatgaagaaaaataaatacactaCAGATTGGAATAAACCAGTAATGAAGCTATACATTGGTAAAAGCCTTTGCTTATTTTGGATTTCATTTCTGCATCTTTAAGTCTGGTCACTTGAAAGTTATCTACAATATGTAATGACACATTGTATCTTAGAagtaaggaagaaataacaattagcAGTGGGGGAGATAAGgaattatatttgtgtgtgtgtgtgtgtgtgtgtgtgtgtgtgttggaaaaACCCAAGTTTGGTCAGTAACTTGATTGATGCTTGTGCTTCTGGAAAATATATTTGTGTAGACAGAGGTCAGTGGTTTCAACCATGCTTACTTTAACCAAATGAAAATCAGTTCACCAAAGAAAATTCAGTGATTTGCCCATGGACAAGTGTGAGCTGGAAGGAGTCCCCAAACTATGGTTAATTAGAATAGTCAATAGCTATTTTATTGCTATTGAATATGGGTTTAGGTTGTTAGCTGATTCCAAGAGCAGCACCTGAGCATCATCAGAATTTCCAAGCCCTCTGGTTATAGAGGCCATGAAATGATCTAGATGGCTTCTCTAGGTCCCACTGGTCAAAGGGGTCTGAGGTTTCAGTGATTTATTGACTTGCTTGCTCCACTTCCATTATTGAGAAAAGTGCTTTTGATTCTATTATCAAGAATAAAGTAGGTGTGATTATGGTTCTCAAATCACTAAGGAAGATATGTTCAGCTTTCAGCCCAACAAGAAACAGAGCTAATCTCTTAAAGGATGTGCTTTGTTATTCACAGTAACAGCCAAATTAGAATTATAGCCTCTGGAAGTTACTTTTAAATAGATGCAAGGAAATTCTATCATGAAGTCCAAACAAACTTTGCATTCTATGAGCCAAGAGACATGCACTTTGTGCTCCCTTTTGCAACTCCATTTGATCATTCCATGCATAGTGTCTGTTTCCTATTGCTCAGCTCATTCAGTTTAGAGAGATCCTCAAAGTCATAATATGGAACTTTAGAAGAGCTGCCTCATTTTACCAGTAAGTGAACAGAGGCCAGATTTGGAAAATTAATTAGCATAAATCATACAATGGGTTTTTGGCACCACCGGAATAGGAGCCAAGTCTCCAGTTCTATTTCCACATGGCTGCTAATCATCAAATAATTTCACTTGAGATCCTGAATAAAGGAATCAATACAAGAGAAGCTGATGAGAAAAGAAAGTTAAAGGTGTGGGAGGGCCCAAATGGACAAGGACTATCGTGTGTGGATATGTATCTATAGTGTTCCTTTAAGGTCATTAAATCTTCAGCCCAACCCCTTGAATTATGGGAAAGGCATCCACATCATCCTCTGAAATTTTCATCCTACTGTGCTAATCAGTAAAGATGGTGTTGAGTTGGGCCCCACTGCCATGGTGGGAGTAAGAATCATAGGACATGTCTATTGGAACATCATAGCAgggggtggcagcctgaaagggAGTTGAGTGCACATGCCCTGAGCTTAGAGTTGCAGATGGGTAATGTGGAATGAAGCTGTAGGACTTTTCCAGGTCAGGAGAGCCATCGTGCTTCAAGGAGAAGTTTCCACTGATGCTCAAGGGTGGAGTAAGTGGGCCCTCATAAGGGGGTGTGCTGCAGTGAGGTGGATGGTTCCCAAAGGATGATGCTCCCAAACTTTTAAATACTGGGGACTTGAGATGAAGGAGATGTGTTTCCATATGGCCATAAGGAGGGCTGGGGAGCCCTGGAGACTGATAGTTGAAGTTAGAGACAGAGATGGCAGAGTCACAAATAGGAGATTTCTCCTCATGCTTCTCTACGAGGACAGACTGAGGGCCCAGCTGGAGGCATCCAGCCACCAGGTTGCTTGTGGGCTGAGAAAGCCCTTTACAGAGCATCTCCACAAAGCCCTTCCCTTCAGGTATCTGGCCAGTTTCCAGGACTTCAGACAAAGCCCAAATATAGTTTCTGGCCAGCCTGAGGGTCTCTATCTTGGAAAGCTTTTGGGTTTTAGAGTAGCATGGCATGACTCTCCTCAGGTTATCCAGGGCATCATTCAGGCCATGCATCCGGGTCCGTTCTCTGGCATTGGCCTTGACTCTTCGAGCCCTGAATCTCTCAAGTCGAGCTTTGgtcatcttctttttcttgggGCCCCTTCTCTTGGGCTTCTCCCCATCCTCttcatcctcttcttcctcctcaatGCTGTCGTGCTCTTCAACTAAGCTACTAAGCACCTCATAAGCAGCTgatcttctctcttcctccttca
Above is a window of Choloepus didactylus isolate mChoDid1 chromosome 8, mChoDid1.pri, whole genome shotgun sequence DNA encoding:
- the NEUROD4 gene encoding neurogenic differentiation factor 4; protein product: MAKTYVKPKELVELVNMPSWMDKSLGSQNEMKEEERRSAAYEVLSSLVEEHDSIEEEEEDEEDGEKPKRRGPKKKKMTKARLERFRARRVKANARERTRMHGLNDALDNLRRVMPCYSKTQKLSKIETLRLARNYIWALSEVLETGQIPEGKGFVEMLCKGLSQPTSNLVAGCLQLGPQSVLVEKHEEKSPICDSAISVSNFNYQSPGLPSPPYGHMETHLLHLKSPVFKSLGASSFGNHPPHCSTPPYEGPLTPPLSISGNFSLKHDGSPDLEKSYSFIPHYPSATLSSGHVHSTPFQAATPCYDVPIDMSYDSYSHHGSGAQLNTIFTD